The Candidatus Hydrogenedentota bacterium genome contains the following window.
GCTACCTGTGGCTTGTCCGCGAGAAGGAGGCGGGCGGCGACCCCAGCGGCATGCTCCTCTCCGACCTGCCCATCGCCGTCTCCGTGGCCCTGTGGGTGATGGCCTGCGCCGCCATCCTCTACTTCTGATCCGTCCGGCGCGCCCCCTCAGCCTGCGGAATCATCCGAAAGCGTCCCCGCCTCGCGGCGCAGTTTCCGCGTCACCGACACGGCCCGCCACACCCCGTAAAACAGCACCGCCGAGGAGAGCGTGATAAACGCGACACCGCCCCAGAACGCCGCGCGCCCGGAAAGAAAGGTGATGCTGGAGCCGCCGACCGCCGCGCCCGCCAGCGCCGTGCGCACATAGGCCAGCAGGGTGCGCTCCAGCGCGAGCTTCGTCCGTTCCACCGCCAGGAGGTTGGCCAGATTGGCGGCCGCCACGCCGTCGCCGTTTTTCGTGTCCATGCCGCATGCTCCCCCGCGCGGCGCGCGCCGCGCGGCATGATTAAAGAATACCAGATTTCGCCCGTCCGGCCATGCGGCGGCGGGGCGTGTCAGGGCAAACGCGTTTAATACTGCTGCATCCCATCATTCCGCGCATTCACAAATGCCCCTCTCCCCGTCGTCCCAGTATTTTCTTTCGCGGTAGGGACGCCGGTTACCCGGCGCCCCCCGCACAGATCCGTAC
Protein-coding sequences here:
- a CDS encoding DUF202 domain-containing protein; this encodes MDTKNGDGVAAANLANLLAVERTKLALERTLLAYVRTALAGAAVGGSSITFLSGRAAFWGGVAFITLSSAVLFYGVWRAVSVTRKLRREAGTLSDDSAG